Genomic DNA from Carnobacterium divergens DSM 20623:
CGTTTGAAAATAATTTTGTGTATCATTGACATGAATAGGAATCTCCAAACGCTTAAAAATATCTAGTAATACTAAATTATTTTTTTTTGTCGGAGTTAGTAGTACAATATCTTGATAGTGAATTGGACGATTTTGTTTTAACTCTTTATCATAGATTGGAAATTCACTGGCAATTAATTGCTGAATTTTTTGCCCAACCATTAATAATTCCCCTTCTGTTTTATCATCAATTCGCATATTCCATTCAAGAGATTCAACTTCTGTTTCCTCTTCTTCTGATACACTCGTACCTTTTTCATAAATTAATATTTCCGGTTGATGAAGAGTACTTTCTGGAAAATTAGGAAAGCCGTGAATCAATTTTGCAGCTTCATCGTAAGCCATTTGACCAACGGTTTTATCCATTAATTGTTGGAAAATTAAATTGGTAAAGTGCAATACTTCTCCTCGTGAACGGAAATTTTCTGCCAGAATAATCCGCTCTCCATTTCGATGTTCCCCAAACTGTTCATATTTAGTTAAAAACAAGGATGGATCTGCTAAACGGAAGGAATAAATCGATTGTTTAACGTCTCCTACCATAAATAAATTGCCCTTTTCTTCCTCACCGTGCTTCGTCAACCAATAAACAATGCTTTCTTGTAGCTTATTGACATCTTGATATTCATCTACTAAGACTTCTTGAAATTTTTCACGGTAATAATCAGAAGCCGTTGTTCCTAACCACTGTTCATCCGTATATGTCGCTAAAATTTGATGTGTTAAATGCTCCAAATCATTGAAATCCAGTACGTTTCGTCTCGCTTTCTCCTTACGATAGGCATCTGTAAAGCGTTGGGTTACTCGTGCCATTTCATCAACTAACGGTGCTGCACTTGCCATAATCTCTAACATATTAATCGGTTTTGTGTAAAAATAGCTATCTTTTAATTCACCAAACCTTTTTTTATATTGATCCCGTAACATTTTTATCTCTTTTCCAGCTTCTTTAACCGCTTCATCCGCCGATTTTTTAACGGTAGGAATACGACCAAAACTAAAGTCAGAGATAAATTGAAACGCAGCATTATAGTTATTGGTATCAACTAATTCAACTAACTCTTCAAAAAAGACTGCTTCACTTGCTACTAAGTCGTAATGTTTTTTTAATTCTTCCGTTCCATCGGCTAAAACAACGGCCGAACGGCTTACTTGAATCAAGCTTTTAAGAATTTCAAGAATTTGTGGTTTTAGTAATTCTAAAAAAAGTTTAGATTTTCCGATGTCAGTTGAAGTGATGCGATACAAATCAGATAATTGAGTTAACCATAAAGCTGGGTTTGGATTTGCTCTTGAAAATTCATATAAAGAAAAAATCAACTTTGTTAACCCATCATCATTTCGATCTCCAGAATAATTCGCTGTTAGCTCATAAAAAGCATTTTTTTCTTCTCCATAAAGTTCTTCTCTAAGTTCTTCCCAAACATCTTCCTTCAATAACAACATTTCTGTTTCATCCGTTAGCAAACGAAACACCGGATCTAAATCAATTAGATAGTAATAACGTCTAATCACTTGTAGACAAAAAGCATGTAGTGTGCTGATAGAAGCCTGTGAAAGTAAGGAAACCTGTTTAACCAAGTGACGTTTTGATTCCGCTTCCCCTTCTTGTGTAATGGCTTTTTGAATCGCTACTTGAATACGTTCTTTCATTTCTCTTGCAGCACTTTCCGTATAGGTAACAATTAAAAGTTCATCTACATTCACTCCACTTTTAATTTTTTCAATTACTCGTTGCACTAAGACAGTGGTTTTTCCTGAGCCAGCAGAAGCCGAAACTAAAATATTGTGTCCCTCTTCATAGACAGCTTGCCATTGGCCATCGGTAAAACGACTATTAAGTGGCTTAACAGGTAAATTATGACTCATCTTTTTCACCTTCTTCTTTTAACATTCGCTCTAAAACATCTTTTTGACTTAGAGGATCGACACGGTGGTAGTTATTTTCTGGCAACATCACATCAAATTCACAAATCGAACGGAACGGGCACATCCCACATGCAATTCGTTGTTTGTCTTTGTAATAGGGATTTAAATCCGTATCTCCACTAATAATTTTATCTCCTGCTTTTTTAAACAAACGATTATTATGATTTCTTAAAGCTGCCATTTCATCATTCGTTACGAACTTCGCTGATTTTAAGGTTTCATCTTTTAATTCTCGGTAAGGATAAACAAGAGAGCTATTCGTTGGTTCTAATGATTGATCTAATTTTCGCAACATCGGATCATCTTCTAATAAAATCCCATCTAGCTTAAAGTTTTTTAAAAGAGAATCCTGATAATGCTCTTCATCGCTTGCGTCTTCATCATTAATAAAAGGATTTTTTACATGTAAATAAAAAGCACCGGCTGGTTTTGCTTCATGACCGACTAAACTCACTGAATTCATTAATGCAGTATCTAAATACGTAATCATTTGCATTGCTAAACCATAATACGCATCACGGTAATCAAATGTGTGTGCACTTGATTTATAATCAACAATGCTTAAATAATGACTTCCATCGACTTCCATTCCATCAACTCGATCAATTTTCCCACGTACATGAAGTTTCCCATCATTTTTTAGTGGTATTTCTAATCCTTCAATTCCTTTTTGACTGGCAATCTGACCAAATAAAACTTCCGTTTCAATTGTAGACATACCGGTCTTTCGACTTTGATTGGATAATGCCCACGCTACTCGTTGAATCGTTTGGCTTAGTTGGTATCGAATGTAATTCATTCGGTTAGAAACAGTTAAAATCGAAAATTTTGGTTTTCCATAAATCACTTGCAACACATCATCGGTAACTTTACTTAGGGTTTCTTCTGTTAATTCACTTAACAATATGTTTTGACTATGAAGGGATTTAAAAAGTTGGTCTAACGCATCATGGAAAAATTCCCCAGTACCTGCTGGCGAGAGTCCGAAGACTTCACGTTCTTTTAAACCTAATCCGTAGGTGACAAAATGTTTATAGTGACAAGAATAAAAATTTTCCATTCGTGAAACAGATGTATAGAGCTCTTTTCCGTATAACTCCGAGACAATTTCTGGCTTTAACGGTTTAGGAACATTTTTATACGTTAAACTTTTTAAAACTTGTTTGGTTAGCTCTTTCATTCCTCCAGATCCCGTTAAATATTGATAGATGCCATACCAAAAATGATTTAAAGGGCTATTTTCTTCTTGAGATTTTCTTAAAACAACTAACAACTGACTTAAGGTACTTCTTTTTGAACCAATAAACGCTAAAGCTTCCTCTTGCTCTTCTAAAATAGTTGTACTATCTTCTACTTTAGTTTGAATTGGAATGTCTAGGCCTGTGACAATTCGTTGAATATAAGAAGACAGTTGCGCACTCTGTTTTGAATCGTCATTTTTTGAATAAGAAAAAATCAAGCGCTCTGTTGATGAAAGAAAGGCAAGATAAGCTTGCAGCGGTTCTGTTGCTGTTAAAGACTCAACCGATGGTGCTAAAAATTTATCTTCTGGTAAAAATTCAGAAAAATAAGTGCGATCTTCTTGCGTCAAAACACTTTTGTTCTCAATTTTTGCTGGTAAATTCGTATCTGTCATTCCTAAAATAAAGGTGATTTTGGTTGCATTTCTTCTGGTTGTATCAAAAGGAGAGAACATGATTTGGTCAATTGTAGGGGGGACTAAATGATAACTTGCTCCCTCAAATCCTGCAATTAAAATGTCATTAAAGGCATCTAAATCGACAGATTCAGTACCTAAAATTTCAACGTATTCATCTAATAATTGTAGTAAAACATCCCATGTTTGCTCATGCTGTTTGGCTACTTCTAAATTATTTTTTTCAATTTCTTGGTCACGCCAAAAAGAGAGCTGTTGGCTAACGCCACTTTTTTCTAAAAATTCATAAAGCTCTTTAGCAAAGCTTAAGCCATTCGTTGCTTGATCCAATTTTTTAAAAAACGGCAATAAGGTTTTTTGTAAAAAATCTCTGACTTCATTGGCAATGCCTTCAATTCGTTGATCTTCCGTCGTTTGTCCTGCTGTTTCTTCTTGTACAAAGCGACTATAATGCCATGGTTTTTTTTGCGTCCAATAAAAACCTTCGTAACCATACATTAAAACCACATTTTCAGTAATATCAATCTTATTTCGAAAGTTGTTTATGTGGTTTTGTTTCATCAATACCCTAGTTGTACGGTCCACTGATTCTTCTACTTGTTGAAGTGGCAACAATAGTTCGGTTCGAAGTAAACGCATCACGTCTTGGTATCGCCAATTATTTTTCTTAATTGCTAGCATGGCTACTAAAAATTCAGCTAAAGGGTGATGACTCATCACCGCTGCATCATCCGTAAATACTTCTAATTCATTTTCTTTAAAAATAGGTTCCAAAATAGATTGGTATTCACTCATATCTCTAGCCAATACTAATATATCCTGATAACGATATTCTTTTGAAGCAATCAAGCGACGGATTTCTTTAGCAACATGTGTCACTTCAACTTGCTTGTTACTTGCTTGCCAAACCTCCACACAATTAGACATTGGAATTCGTTCTTGTTTTTTTCGGTAATCTATCGGTAAGAGTTTACTTGTTTCAACCCAAAAATCTTCTAATTGATTGATTTCTTCACTGTAACGGGCATCTGACTCTTTTAAAATCTTATCGTGTTCTACTTGAATCCCATCTCCTCTGGCTGCTTGATAAAGTTGATAGTAAGTTTCTCCCGTTGCTTGAAAAAGTTCAAACATAGACGGTTTTTCAGTTGGATAACCTTTATCTAAAGTCAAAGCGATGGTCACTTTTTTAGAAGCTTTCATTAAAGCTACTATTAATGCTTGCTCTTGAGCATTAAATCTTGTATAGCCATCAATATAAATGGTTGTATTTGATAAATCAACAGTTTCAATTTTAGTCGCTAAAGCCGTTAAAATATCTTCTTTTTCCAAGTATTTTCCCAATAGAGCATTCTCAAAAGCATGATACAGTAACACAATATCCTGCAATTTTAATTTTAAATCCGCTTCTTTTGGTGAATCTCCTTGCTGTTTTAACAACTCTTGTAAATCAGATTCCGTAATTTTTCCACTTCGTAATTCCAAAAATAATTCAGTTAATTTTTCTACAAAACCACTTTTTTTGACTTCTCCACGATAAATGGTTAACTCATTTTCATATTGCAACAATAACTTTCGGACAAGCATCGTTAATCCTG
This window encodes:
- the addA gene encoding helicase-exonuclease AddAB subunit AddA gives rise to the protein MSHNLPVKPLNSRFTDGQWQAVYEEGHNILVSASAGSGKTTVLVQRVIEKIKSGVNVDELLIVTYTESAAREMKERIQVAIQKAITQEGEAESKRHLVKQVSLLSQASISTLHAFCLQVIRRYYYLIDLDPVFRLLTDETEMLLLKEDVWEELREELYGEEKNAFYELTANYSGDRNDDGLTKLIFSLYEFSRANPNPALWLTQLSDLYRITSTDIGKSKLFLELLKPQILEILKSLIQVSRSAVVLADGTEELKKHYDLVASEAVFFEELVELVDTNNYNAAFQFISDFSFGRIPTVKKSADEAVKEAGKEIKMLRDQYKKRFGELKDSYFYTKPINMLEIMASAAPLVDEMARVTQRFTDAYRKEKARRNVLDFNDLEHLTHQILATYTDEQWLGTTASDYYREKFQEVLVDEYQDVNKLQESIVYWLTKHGEEEKGNLFMVGDVKQSIYSFRLADPSLFLTKYEQFGEHRNGERIILAENFRSRGEVLHFTNLIFQQLMDKTVGQMAYDEAAKLIHGFPNFPESTLHQPEILIYEKGTSVSEEEETEVESLEWNMRIDDKTEGELLMVGQKIQQLIASEFPIYDKELKQNRPIHYQDIVLLTPTKKNNLVLLDIFKRLEIPIHVNDTQNYFQTTEIKIMMSLLKVIDNPYQDIPLAAVLRSPIVGLDENELASIRITKKTGEYYEALESFYHQYEGRDKASHFTTALYEKIAKFRSQLLSWREMARREELVRLIWRIYEETGFLDYVGGMSAGKQRQANLHALYERASRYEASSFKGLFQFVRFIEKMQEKDKDLAEPTAVAPDEKAVRVMTIHASKGLEFPVVFILDLTKRFNLQDTRSAYVFNEEYGVGTNYKDLEKRITYRTLPEIALKIEKKKKLLAEEMRKLYVALTRAEEKLFLVGSYESQEAAWKEWGSVSNHKEVVLPSDMRLTASHMMKWIGSTLVRHPSSQNDYVTEIAPIGEICQHPASFSIEFKNEEEIQESMKLVTSQTERNILVELAEQTYDVQEVEANQKLQKAIQLMDFTYPYEGATRTTSYQSVSEIKRLFEEPEDTRMVKIDINQPRNRFVEQKLARPKFMQELTEPTAAEIGTATHLVMQSIDLKEKPTFQSLEKLIKKLVEEELVTPQIEKKLSLNQMLQFFETELGNQLVNYHSLVRREQPFSLLMRAEDIFHDMAEQTEDKILIHGIVDGFIEFDDYIILYDFKTDYVPKNGTEKIIQKYRGQLNLYQEALSSILGKPVKKSYICLLSIGEVFQMNASV
- the addB gene encoding helicase-exonuclease AddAB subunit AddB; this encodes MRLQFVLGRGNTAKQNYLLDEIGQTLTEDSTAKLFYLIPEHMSFQTEMSVLEGLGKMPNFQNQKLIGMMNLQVFSFRRLAWYFLQDSSLYHKPQLTNTGLTMLVRKLLLQYENELTIYRGEVKKSGFVEKLTELFLELRSGKITESDLQELLKQQGDSPKEADLKLKLQDIVLLYHAFENALLGKYLEKEDILTALATKIETVDLSNTTIYIDGYTRFNAQEQALIVALMKASKKVTIALTLDKGYPTEKPSMFELFQATGETYYQLYQAARGDGIQVEHDKILKESDARYSEEINQLEDFWVETSKLLPIDYRKKQERIPMSNCVEVWQASNKQVEVTHVAKEIRRLIASKEYRYQDILVLARDMSEYQSILEPIFKENELEVFTDDAAVMSHHPLAEFLVAMLAIKKNNWRYQDVMRLLRTELLLPLQQVEESVDRTTRVLMKQNHINNFRNKIDITENVVLMYGYEGFYWTQKKPWHYSRFVQEETAGQTTEDQRIEGIANEVRDFLQKTLLPFFKKLDQATNGLSFAKELYEFLEKSGVSQQLSFWRDQEIEKNNLEVAKQHEQTWDVLLQLLDEYVEILGTESVDLDAFNDILIAGFEGASYHLVPPTIDQIMFSPFDTTRRNATKITFILGMTDTNLPAKIENKSVLTQEDRTYFSEFLPEDKFLAPSVESLTATEPLQAYLAFLSSTERLIFSYSKNDDSKQSAQLSSYIQRIVTGLDIPIQTKVEDSTTILEEQEEALAFIGSKRSTLSQLLVVLRKSQEENSPLNHFWYGIYQYLTGSGGMKELTKQVLKSLTYKNVPKPLKPEIVSELYGKELYTSVSRMENFYSCHYKHFVTYGLGLKEREVFGLSPAGTGEFFHDALDQLFKSLHSQNILLSELTEETLSKVTDDVLQVIYGKPKFSILTVSNRMNYIRYQLSQTIQRVAWALSNQSRKTGMSTIETEVLFGQIASQKGIEGLEIPLKNDGKLHVRGKIDRVDGMEVDGSHYLSIVDYKSSAHTFDYRDAYYGLAMQMITYLDTALMNSVSLVGHEAKPAGAFYLHVKNPFINDEDASDEEHYQDSLLKNFKLDGILLEDDPMLRKLDQSLEPTNSSLVYPYRELKDETLKSAKFVTNDEMAALRNHNNRLFKKAGDKIISGDTDLNPYYKDKQRIACGMCPFRSICEFDVMLPENNYHRVDPLSQKDVLERMLKEEGEKDES